A single genomic interval of Cucumis sativus cultivar 9930 chromosome 5, Cucumber_9930_V3, whole genome shotgun sequence harbors:
- the LOC101211668 gene encoding protein BTR1 isoform X2, which yields MESTESSYVSSPEAPAKRSPPPPKSPNSDNMEKATYIRFLVSNAAAGSVIGKGGSTINDFQSQSGARIQLSRNHEFFPGTTDRIIMVSGSINEILKAMELVLAKLLSELHAEEGDDVEPRTKVRLIVPHSSCGAIIGKGGSTIKSFIEDSQAGIKISPQDNNYMASTDRLVTLSGTIEEQMRATDLIVSKLSEDPHYTQSMNYPFSYPTSFNAMNYGSNGGGTGGRFQNNKEERNNSLTIGVSDGHIGLVVGRGGRNILEISQASGARIKISDRGDFMSGTTDRKVTITGSQRAIRAAESMILQKVAYASERVLAQ from the exons atggagTCTACCGAGTCTTCATATGTCTCGTCTCCGGAGGCTCCTGCCAAGCGATCTCCACCGCCGCCAAAATCGCCAAACTCGG ATAATATGGAAAAGGCTACATACATAAGGTTTCTTGTATCAAATGCTGCGGCTGGGTCCGTAATTGGGAAAGGTGGTTCAACAATTAATGATTTCCAGTCACAGTCTGGTGCACGAATCCAGTTGTCACGGAACCATGAATTTTTTCCTGGAACGACTGATAGGATCATTATGGTATCTGGATCAATTAATGAAATACTGAAGGCCATGGAACTCGTTCTTGCTAAGTTGTTGAGTGAG CTTCATGCTGAAGAAGGAGACGATGTTGAACCAAGAACAAAAGTGAGACTAATTGTTCCCCATAGTTCATGTGGAGCTATAATTGGCAAAGGAGGATCGACTATAAA GTCATTCATTGAGGACTCTCAAGCTGGCATTAAGATATCCCCTCAGGATAACAACTATATGGCATCCACCGATAGACTGGTGACACTGTCTGGAACCATAGAGGAACAGATGCGAGCTACTGACTTAATTGTCTCAAAGCTATCTGAAGACCCACACTACACCCAGTCAATGAATTATCCATTTTCATATCCGA CATCGTTCAACGCTATGAACTATGGATCCAATGGAGGAGGAACTGGAGGGAGGTTTCAAAACAACAAG GAGGAACGAAACAACTCCTTGACTATTGGGGTTTCAGATGGCCACATCGGATTAGTTGTTGGTCGTGGTGGAAGAAACATACTGGAAATTAGTCAG GCTAGTGGAGCCAGAATTAAGATATCTGATAGGGGTGATTTCATGTCCGGAACCACTGACAG GAAAGTAACAATTACGGGGTCACAGAGGGCAATCCGTGCTGCTGAATCGATGATTCTACAAAAAGTAGCATATGCTTCTGAGAGG GTTCTAGCACAGTGA
- the LOC101211668 gene encoding protein BTR1 isoform X1, whose translation MESTESSYVSSPEAPAKRSPPPPKSPNSDNMEKATYIRFLVSNAAAGSVIGKGGSTINDFQSQSGARIQLSRNHEFFPGTTDRIIMVSGSINEILKAMELVLAKLLSELHAEEGDDVEPRTKVRLIVPHSSCGAIIGKGGSTIKSFIEDSQAGIKISPQDNNYMASTDRLVTLSGTIEEQMRATDLIVSKLSEDPHYTQSMNYPFSYPTSFNAMNYGSNGGGTGGRFQNNKPDTRSSEIVQEERNNSLTIGVSDGHIGLVVGRGGRNILEISQASGARIKISDRGDFMSGTTDRKVTITGSQRAIRAAESMILQKVAYASERVLAQ comes from the exons atggagTCTACCGAGTCTTCATATGTCTCGTCTCCGGAGGCTCCTGCCAAGCGATCTCCACCGCCGCCAAAATCGCCAAACTCGG ATAATATGGAAAAGGCTACATACATAAGGTTTCTTGTATCAAATGCTGCGGCTGGGTCCGTAATTGGGAAAGGTGGTTCAACAATTAATGATTTCCAGTCACAGTCTGGTGCACGAATCCAGTTGTCACGGAACCATGAATTTTTTCCTGGAACGACTGATAGGATCATTATGGTATCTGGATCAATTAATGAAATACTGAAGGCCATGGAACTCGTTCTTGCTAAGTTGTTGAGTGAG CTTCATGCTGAAGAAGGAGACGATGTTGAACCAAGAACAAAAGTGAGACTAATTGTTCCCCATAGTTCATGTGGAGCTATAATTGGCAAAGGAGGATCGACTATAAA GTCATTCATTGAGGACTCTCAAGCTGGCATTAAGATATCCCCTCAGGATAACAACTATATGGCATCCACCGATAGACTGGTGACACTGTCTGGAACCATAGAGGAACAGATGCGAGCTACTGACTTAATTGTCTCAAAGCTATCTGAAGACCCACACTACACCCAGTCAATGAATTATCCATTTTCATATCCGA CATCGTTCAACGCTATGAACTATGGATCCAATGGAGGAGGAACTGGAGGGAGGTTTCAAAACAACAAG CCTGACACAAGATCTTCTGAAATTGTTCAGGAGGAACGAAACAACTCCTTGACTATTGGGGTTTCAGATGGCCACATCGGATTAGTTGTTGGTCGTGGTGGAAGAAACATACTGGAAATTAGTCAG GCTAGTGGAGCCAGAATTAAGATATCTGATAGGGGTGATTTCATGTCCGGAACCACTGACAG GAAAGTAACAATTACGGGGTCACAGAGGGCAATCCGTGCTGCTGAATCGATGATTCTACAAAAAGTAGCATATGCTTCTGAGAGG GTTCTAGCACAGTGA
- the LOC105435707 gene encoding glycine-rich cell wall structural protein 2 translates to MATTKAAGLVILVLLMLDLALAARFFRGYGGGSGGGGGGGEGSGPWSGSGYGSGYGSGYGSGYGGEEGYSRYGDEGRYGPYGPYSGGGGGGGGGGGGGGGSAIGAEYGRGFGAGSGSGYGSGGGVGRGGGGGGGSGGGGGGGSGIGSGSGYGSGYGSGGGYGSGGGRGGGGGGGGGGGGGGGGSGYGSGYGSGYGGGGDEESP, encoded by the coding sequence ATGGCCACTACCAAGGCGGCTGGTTTGGTGATCTTGGTTTTGTTAATGCTGGATTTGGCTCTTGCTGCTAGGTTCTTCAGGGGTTATGGAGGTGGTAGTGGTGGCGGTGGAGGTGGGGGAGAAGGTTCAGGGCCTTGGTCGGGTTCGGGATATGGTTCAGGGTATGGCTCGGGTTATGGTTCGGGATATGGAGGTGAAGAAGGCTATTCTAGATATGGAGATGAAGGCCGCTATGGACCGTATGGGCCTTATAGTGGGGGTGGAGGTGGCGGTGGaggaggtggtggtggaggTGGCGGCAGTGCAATTGGAGCCGAGTATGGTCGTGGATTTGGGGCGGGAAGTGGGTCGGGGTACGGGTCTGGTGGTGGAGTAGGACGTGGTGGAGGAGGTGGCGGTGGCAGCGGTGGAGGAGGGGGCGGAGGTTCGGGAATTGGAAGTGGGTCAGGATATGGCTCGGGATATGGAAGTGGAGGAGGCTATGGAAGTGGTGGAGGTAGGGGTGGAGGAGGGGGTGGAGGAGGGGGTGGTGGAGGCGGTGGAGGAGGGTCTGGGTATGGTTCAGGATATGGGTCAGGGTACGGAGGAGGTGGTGATGAAGAATCACCATGA
- the LOC101206690 gene encoding 4-coumarate--CoA ligase-like 5: protein MSDEEFVEFQPQSSPGGYNVNTAVYHSLLHLDEAPVISTRSDLDTATYVLSQFPTAESRVALIDSVTSLRVTYGQLSVSIRSLACGLYHALGVRKGDVVFVLSANCVLYPVICLAVLSIGAVITTANPMNTESEIGKQVRDSGAKLAVSAPEELQKLSPTGIPTILTTRSSYGDALSVEELIESCSESSSEPLPKAEVTPSDTAAILYSSGTTGTSKGVVLTHSNLISVIEILTWCVDSTSSQHDVFLCFIPMFHIYGLVFFGLGLFRRGITTVLMPRFNFQSMIDAIEKYKINNIPAVPPVILGLVKSDGGSDFSSLRRVGSGAAPLGKDVEEAFREKFPWVELRPGYGLTESTGAATWMITDKDAKAHPGSCGMLMPSFYGKIVDVETGEGLPPMKKGELWLKSPTIMKEYLGNREATEATIDEEGWLKTGDLGYIDEDGFLYIVDRIKELIKHNGYQVAPAELETILLSHTEILDAAVIPIEDEAAGQIPVACVVKAPSCELSEQQVIQFVASQVAPYKKVRGVRFISAIPRSLAGKILRKDLVSQFKQLQLLSKL from the exons ATGTCCGACGAAGAATTCGTGGAATTTCAGCCACAGAGTTCTCCTGGCGGCTACAATGTGAATACAGCGGTTTATCATTCTCTACTTCACCTTGATGAAGCTCCTGTAATCTCCACCAGGTCAGATCTCGACACAGCTACTTACGTCTTATCGCAGTTTCCCACGGCCGAATCGCGAGTTGCTCTCATTGACTCAGTCACGAGCTTGCGAGTTACTTATGGACAACTCAGTGTCTCGATTCGCTCCCTCGCTTGTGGACTTTATCACGCACTGGGAGTTCGAAAAGGCGATGTGGTGTTTGTTTTATCGGCGAATTGTGTTCTGTATCCGGTGATCTGTTTGGCTGTGTTGTCGATTGGTGCGGTGATAACGACAGCCAATCCGATGAATACTGAGTCGGAAATCGGAAAGCAAGTGCGTGATTCTGGTGCGAAACTAGCTGTTTCGGCACCGGAGGAGCTTCAGAAATTGAGTCCAACTGGAATTCCGACGATTCTAACTACTCGGTCTTCCTATGGCGATGCTTTATCAGTGGAAGAGTTGATCGAATCTTGTAGCGAATCGTCTTCTGAGCCATTGCCAAAAGCAGAAGTAACTCCGTCGGATACGGCGGCGATCTTGTACTCGTCAGGAACAACAGGGACGAGTAAAGGCGTAGTTCTAACTCATTCAAATCTCATATCTGTAATCGAAATTCTGACCTGGTGCGTCGACTCGACTTCCTCTCAACACGACGTGTTTTTATGCTTCATTCCGATGTTTCACATCTACGGCCTCGTCTTCTTCGGGCTCGGACTGTTCCGCAGAGGAATCACCACAGTTTTGATGCCGAGATTCAACTTCCAGTCCATGATCGACGCAATTGAAAAgtacaaaatcaataacataCCGGCAGTACCTCCAGTGATCCTAGGACTAGTGAAATCGGACGGTGGTTCGGACTTCTCATCACTAAGACGAGTCGGATCTGGAGCTGCACCACTTGGAAAAGACGTAGAAGAAGCTTTCCGAGAGAAATTTCCATGGGTGGAGCTTCGTCCAGGATATGGATTAACAGAGAGTACCGGTGCAGCGACATGGATGATCACAGACAAGGACGCTAAAGCTCATCCAG GTTCATGTGGAATGTTAATGCCGAGTTTTTATGGAAAGATTGTGGACGTTGAAACCGGAGAAGGACTACCACCGATGAAGAAAGGGGAGTTGTGGTTGAAGAGTCCGACGATTATGAAAGAATATCTTGGAAACAGAGAAGCAACAGAAGCCACCATTGATGAAGAAGGATGGTTGAAAACTGGAGATCTCGGATACATAGATGAAGATGGCTTCCTTTACATTGTTGATCGAATCAAAGAACTCATCAAACACAATGGATATCAG GTTGCTCCAGCAGAACTTGAGACCATCCTTTTGAGCCATACGGAAATTTTAGATGCTGCCGTTATTCC AATAGAGGATGAAGCGGCGGGGCAGATTCCGGTGGCTTGTGTGGTGAAAGCGCCCAGTTGTGAACTCAGTGAACAACAAGTCATTCAATTTGTGGCTTCTCAG GTGGCACCTTACAAGAAGGTAAGAGGAGTAAGATTCATTAGTGCAATTCCAAGGTCTCTTGCTGGCAAAATCTTGAGGAAGGATCTTGTCTCACAGTTCAAACAACTACAACTTTTGTCCAAGctctaa
- the LOC101211170 gene encoding malate dehydrogenase [NADP], chloroplastic, translating to MAVAELSSSLKTELNFSSNSLFHSNRFFADHRRCSFRPFHRSRTSRVTCSINQVEAAPVAAKTEDPKSKSECYGVFCLTYDLKAEEETTSWKKLINISVSGAAGMISNHLLFKLASGEVFGPDQPIALKLLGSERSFQALEGVAMELEDSLFPLLREVVISIDPYEVFQDAEWALLIGAKPRGPGMERAALLDINGQIFAEQGKALNAVASPNVKVIIVGNPCNTNALICLKNAPKIPAKNFHALTRLDENRAKCQLALKAGVFYDQVSNMTIWGNHSTTQVPDFLNAKINGLPVKEVIKDHRWLEEEFTEKVQKRGGVLIEKWGRSSAASTAVSIVDAIRSLITPTPEGDWFSSGVYTTGNPYGIANDIVFSMPCRSKGDGDYELVNDVIFDDYLRKRIAKTEAELLAEKRCVAHLTGEGIAVCDLPGDTMLPGEM from the exons ATGGCCGTAGCAGAGTTGTCCTCCTCTTTAAAAACTGAACTCAACTTCTCCTCCAACTCTCTTTTTCACTCCAATCGTTTCTTCGCTGACCACCGTCGCTGCTCTTTCCGCCCGTTTCATCGCTCCCGAACTTCCCGAGTCACTTGCTCTATCAA tcAAGTTGAAGCAGCTCCAGTTGCGGCTAAAACAGAGGACCCTAAGAGTAAAAGCGAGTGTTATGGTGTTTTTTGCCTCACCTATGATTTAAAAGCT GAGGAAGAGACAACATCATGGAAGAAACTGATCAATATTTCAGTCTCTGGTGCTGCTGGAATGATATCCAATCATCTTCTCTTCAAG CTTGCATCTGGTGAAGTTTTTGGTCCTGATCAACCTATTGCATTGAAGCTATTGGGGTCAGAAAGGTCATTCCAAGCACTTGAAG GTGTTGCCATGGAATTGGAGGACTCCCTTTTCCCTCTTTTGAGAGAGGTGGTGATAAGCATTGATCCTTATGAAGTATTCCAAGATGCAGAATGGGCTCTTTTGATCGGAGCAAAGCCTCGAGGACCGGGAATGGAGCGTGCCGctttattagatataaatgGGCAGATATTTGCTGAACAA GGCAAAGCTCTAAATGCTGTTGCATCCCCAAATGTCAAAGTCATAATTGTGGGCAATCCCTGCAATACCAA TGCATTAATCTGTTTGAAAAATGCTCCGAAAATTCCTGCAAAGAACTTCCACGCTTTAACTCGACTAGATGAGAATCGAGCAAAATGTCAG CTGGCTCTGAAAGCGGGCGTCTTCTATGATCAAGTGTCAAACATGACCATTTGGGGCAACCATTCAACAACTCAG GTTCCAGACTTCTTAAATGCAAAAATTAACGGCTTACCCGTTAAAGAGGTTATCAAGGACCACAGGTGGTTGGAAGAGGAATTCACTGAGAAAGTACAGAAG AGGGGTGGTGTGCTGATTGAGAAATGGGGAAGATCTTCAGCTGCTTCAACTGCTGTATCAATTGTTGATGCCATAAGGTCTTTAATTACTCCAACTCCTGAAGGCGATTGGTTTTCATCTGGG GTATATACCACTGGAAATCCTTATGGCATAGCAAACGATATTGTTTTCAGCATGCCATGCAGATCAAAG GGAGATGGTGACTATGAACTTGTGAACGATGTTATATTTGATGACTATCTCCGCAAGCGAATTGCCAAG ACTGAAGCTGAGTTGCTAGCTGAGAAGAGATGTGTGGCTCACCTCACAGGAGAG GGTATTGCTGTATGTGATCTACCAGGAGACACAATGCTTCCTGGAGAAATGTAA
- the LOC101211422 gene encoding NAC domain-containing protein 53 has product MGRDSATSLAPGFRFHPTDEELVSYYLKRKVSGKPFRFDPISVIDIYKSEPWDLPGKSKLKSRDLEWYFFSALDKKYGNSSRTNRATEKGYWKTTGKDRPVRHSARTVGMKKTLVYHIGRAPRGARTNWVMHEYKLTDEEMGKIAIVQDAFVLCRIFQKSGTGPKNGEQYGAPFIEEEWEENEELAVVPGDDQAADELLGVGGVCIEGDDFSENVEEGILSESAPPPPFNYYYGETSNSIEQSDNYIEDDQKPAVGICETSELPDGQKFFVLPDECGLHDRLVKHEYLAESSNDAGANAADEVNAGDMDGRYVLNEAFYSTSDNLSFSDELLLEPNELSNPTESDPADFDVLEEYLTFFDADGDNVDMSFDPSEILGSGSPIPDQTEAVGGATEHASASKQTADLRHDNGASSSSMQRPEDPKSESDIKYPFLKHTSHMLGSIPAPFASQFTSKDAAIHLNSAPQASSSVRVTAGMLVIRNIALNGYEVNNMYGKNSDLNIIYLYGIVEGNIDSSQLLPNAAGVNSSKSEPLISRYFLYFFILFWVLILSASFKVARCIHSR; this is encoded by the exons ATGGGTCGAGATTCTGCTACTTCCTTAGCACCTGGCTTCCGATTTCACCCAACAGATGAAGAACTCGTTAGTTACTACTTGAAGCGCAAAGTCTCCGGAAAACCCTTTCGTTTTGATCCTATTTCTGTCATTGACATCTACAAATCGGAACCCTGGGATCTTCCTG GGAAGTCGAAGCTGAAGAGTAGAGATTTGGAGTGGTACTTCTTCAGTGCTTTGGATAAGAAATATGGGAATAGTTCGAGGACCAATAGGGCTACGGAGAAAGGGTATTGGAAGACGACGGGGAAGGACCGGCCGGTCCGTCATAGCGCGAGGACTGTTGGAATGAAGAAGACCCTTGTGTATCATATTGGCCGGGCTCCTCGTGGTGCACGAACCAATTGGGTGATGCATGAATATAAACTCACAGACGAGGAGATGGGAAAAATTGCAATTGTGCAG GATGCGTTTGTGCTGTGTAGGATATTCCAGAAAAGTGGTACTGGGCCAAAAAATGGAGAGCAGTATGGTGCCCCTTTTATTGAGGAGGaatgggaagaaaatgaagaactGGCGGTGGTACCTGGTGACGATCAAGCTGCTGATGAATTGCTAGGCGTTGGAGGTGTTTGTATTGAAGGCGATGACTTCAGCGAG AATGTTGAAGAAGGTATTCTGTCTGAAAGTgctccaccaccaccatttAACTACTATTATGGTGAGACCAGCAACTCTATTGAGCAATCTGACAATTACATTGAAGATGATCAAAAGCCTGCAGTAGGCATATGTGAGACATCAGAGCTTCCTGACGGACAGAAGTTCTTTGTTTTACCAGACGAGTGTGGTTTACATGACAGATTGGTCAAACATGAGTACCTTGCTGAGTCGAGCAATGATGCTGGTGCTAATGCTGCTGATGAAGTTAATGCTGGTGACATGGATGGTCGTTATGTATTGAATGAGGCATTCTATAGTACTTCTGATAATCTTTCTTTTAGTGATGAACTACTTTTGGAACCCAATGAGCTCTCAAACCCTACTGAAAGTGATCCTGCTGATTTTGATGTGCTTGAAGAGTATCTTACCTTCTTCGATGCAGATGGTGATAATGTAGATATGTCCTTTGATCCTTCTGAAATTCTTGGAAGTGGGAGTCCCATTCCTGATCAAACAGAG GCTGTTGGTGGTGCCACCGAACATGCATCTGCCAGCAAACAAACTGCAGATTTGCGTCATGACAATGGGGCCTCCTCATCCTCTATGCAAAGACCCGAGGATCCAAAATCAGAATCAG ATATCAAGTATCCATTCCTCAAACATACAAGTCATATGCTCGGCAGCATTCCTGCTCCATTTGCTTCACAATTTACTTCCAAAGATGCTGCTATCCATCTTAATTCAGCTCCACAAGCTTCGAGTTCCGTTCGTGTCACTGCAGGCATGCTCGTCATAAGAAATATAGCACTAAATGGATACGAGGTGAACAACATGTACGGCAAGAATTCAGATCTTAACATAATCTATTTGTACGGGATCGTCGAAGGCAACATCGATTCCTCCCAGTTGTTGCCAAATGCTGCTGGTGTAAATTCCAGCAAGTCGGAACCGCTGATATCTCGCTACTTCTTGTACTTCTTCATCTTGTTTTGGGTTCTAATCCTATCAGCGAGTTTCAAAGTTGCAAGGTGCATCCATTCCAGGTGA
- the LOC101210923 gene encoding NAC domain containing protein 50 isoform X1, which translates to MGSETLTLSTPLPPTKPIAAPPPAAAPTALAPGFRFHPTDEELVIYYLKRKVCGKSFRFNAISEVDIYKSEPWDLAGKSRLKSRDQEYYFFSVLDKKYGNGARMNRATSQGYWKATGNDRPVRHDSRNVGLKKTLVFHSGRAPDGKRTNWVMHEYRLVDEELEKAGAGTGSSQDAYVLCRVFHKSNIGPPNGHRYAPFIEEEWDDAGSVLIPGEEIADGKIASHDAQSERNSNSVCAAEGSNDGACGEGKDGMQVCVSLNLDKAHFINKDPVISNDPPRSSHNFLFVCKSEKLEDYTPPSIIANPKPFPLMKYKRRRQSDLTSELSKGSENSSMSNEEPSLSETAIASQTDITTTSVTTPTTKNFLSTLVEYSLLESAEPKDAPAPPPALETSDLSSSVHPSILKFIQDLQHEIHKTSMERETLKFELLSARAMISILQSRIVVLNKEINDLKSNYD; encoded by the exons ATGGGTTCTGAAACCTTGACTCTATCAACGCCTCTACCTCCCACCAAGCCCATCGCTGCACCACCACCAGCCGCCGCACCCACAGCACTTGCTCCAGGGTTTAGGTTCCACCCCACTGACGAAGAGCTCGTTATTTACTACCTTAAGCGCAAGGTCTGTGGAAAATCCTTCCGTTTTAATGCTATTTCCGAGGTCGACATCTACAAGAGCGAGCCCTGGGACCTCGCTG gAAAGTCAAGGTTGAAGAGCAGGGACCAAGAGTACTACTTCTTTAGTGTGTTGGACAAGAAATATGGAAATGGGGCTAGGATGAATAGGGCTACAAGCCAAGGATACTGGAAAGCCACTGGTAATGATCGGCCGGTCCGCCATGACTCCAGGAATGTGGGCTTAAAGAAAACGTTAGTGTTTCATAGTGGTAGAGCACCAGATGGTAAGCGGACCAATTGGGTCATGCATGAATATAGGCTTGTAGATGAAGAGCTGGAGAAAGCTGGAGCGGGAACGGGAAGCTCGCAG GATGCATATGTTTTGTGCAGAGTATTCCACAAAAGTAATATAGGTCCTCCGAATGGACATCGTTATGCACCTTTTATTGAGGAGGAATGGGATGATGCTGGATCAGTTTTGATTCCCGGAGAAGAGATTGCAGACGGTAAAATAGCTAGTCATGACGCACAGTCTGAAAGGAACAGTAATAGTGTGTGTGCTGCTGAGGGTAGTAACGACGGTGCATGCGGCGAAGGGAAGGATGGCATGCAGGTATGCGTTTCTCTGAACTTG GATAAAGCTCACTTCATCAATAAAGATCCTGTTATATCGAATGATCCTCCAAGAAGCTCTCAcaactttttgtttgtgtgCAAAAGTGAGAAATTGGAGGATTATACTCCACCGTCCATAATTGCTAATCCTAAACCCTTCCCGCTAATGAAGTATAAACGAAGGCGACAAAGTGACTTAACCTCTGAGCTTTCCAAAGGTTCAGAGAACTCATCCATGTCGAATGAAGAGCCCAGCTTATCCGAAACTGCTATTGCATCGCAGACAGATATAACAACGACGAGTGTGACGAcaccaacaacaaaaaattttctttcaaccttAGTGGAATATTCACTATTAGAATCTGCAGAACCGAAGGATGCTCCTGCTCCTCCACCTGCATTAGAAACCTCAGATCTTAGTTCATCTGTGCATCCAAGCATCCTGAAATTCATCCAAGATTTGCAACATGAGATCCACAAGACTTCTATGGAGAGAGAGACACTGAAGTTCGAGCTGTTGAGTGCTCGAGCCATGATTAGTATCCTTCAATCCCGGATTGTCGTGTTGAATAAGGAAATTAATGATTTGAAGTCGAACTATGATTAG
- the LOC101210923 gene encoding NAC domain containing protein 50 isoform X2 gives MGSETLTLSTPLPPTKPIAAPPPAAAPTALAPGFRFHPTDEELVIYYLKRKVCGKSFRFNAISEVDIYKSEPWDLAGKSRLKSRDQEYYFFSVLDKKYGNGARMNRATSQGYWKATGNDRPVRHDSRNVGLKKTLVFHSGRAPDGKRTNWVMHEYRLVDEELEKAGAGTGSSQDAYVLCRVFHKSNIGPPNGHRYAPFIEEEWDDAGSVLIPGEEIADGKIASHDAQSERNSNSVCAAEGSNDGACGEGKDGMQDKAHFINKDPVISNDPPRSSHNFLFVCKSEKLEDYTPPSIIANPKPFPLMKYKRRRQSDLTSELSKGSENSSMSNEEPSLSETAIASQTDITTTSVTTPTTKNFLSTLVEYSLLESAEPKDAPAPPPALETSDLSSSVHPSILKFIQDLQHEIHKTSMERETLKFELLSARAMISILQSRIVVLNKEINDLKSNYD, from the exons ATGGGTTCTGAAACCTTGACTCTATCAACGCCTCTACCTCCCACCAAGCCCATCGCTGCACCACCACCAGCCGCCGCACCCACAGCACTTGCTCCAGGGTTTAGGTTCCACCCCACTGACGAAGAGCTCGTTATTTACTACCTTAAGCGCAAGGTCTGTGGAAAATCCTTCCGTTTTAATGCTATTTCCGAGGTCGACATCTACAAGAGCGAGCCCTGGGACCTCGCTG gAAAGTCAAGGTTGAAGAGCAGGGACCAAGAGTACTACTTCTTTAGTGTGTTGGACAAGAAATATGGAAATGGGGCTAGGATGAATAGGGCTACAAGCCAAGGATACTGGAAAGCCACTGGTAATGATCGGCCGGTCCGCCATGACTCCAGGAATGTGGGCTTAAAGAAAACGTTAGTGTTTCATAGTGGTAGAGCACCAGATGGTAAGCGGACCAATTGGGTCATGCATGAATATAGGCTTGTAGATGAAGAGCTGGAGAAAGCTGGAGCGGGAACGGGAAGCTCGCAG GATGCATATGTTTTGTGCAGAGTATTCCACAAAAGTAATATAGGTCCTCCGAATGGACATCGTTATGCACCTTTTATTGAGGAGGAATGGGATGATGCTGGATCAGTTTTGATTCCCGGAGAAGAGATTGCAGACGGTAAAATAGCTAGTCATGACGCACAGTCTGAAAGGAACAGTAATAGTGTGTGTGCTGCTGAGGGTAGTAACGACGGTGCATGCGGCGAAGGGAAGGATGGCATGCAG GATAAAGCTCACTTCATCAATAAAGATCCTGTTATATCGAATGATCCTCCAAGAAGCTCTCAcaactttttgtttgtgtgCAAAAGTGAGAAATTGGAGGATTATACTCCACCGTCCATAATTGCTAATCCTAAACCCTTCCCGCTAATGAAGTATAAACGAAGGCGACAAAGTGACTTAACCTCTGAGCTTTCCAAAGGTTCAGAGAACTCATCCATGTCGAATGAAGAGCCCAGCTTATCCGAAACTGCTATTGCATCGCAGACAGATATAACAACGACGAGTGTGACGAcaccaacaacaaaaaattttctttcaaccttAGTGGAATATTCACTATTAGAATCTGCAGAACCGAAGGATGCTCCTGCTCCTCCACCTGCATTAGAAACCTCAGATCTTAGTTCATCTGTGCATCCAAGCATCCTGAAATTCATCCAAGATTTGCAACATGAGATCCACAAGACTTCTATGGAGAGAGAGACACTGAAGTTCGAGCTGTTGAGTGCTCGAGCCATGATTAGTATCCTTCAATCCCGGATTGTCGTGTTGAATAAGGAAATTAATGATTTGAAGTCGAACTATGATTAG